tttttacatatgtatttattgatttacttcttttttttttttttttttactcttttttccattcttttttgttgttgttttagcctaGTTTTCTAATGTTCTGTTGTAGACGATGCAGTTAGCTATTTTACGTACAGTGTTTTAACATCCTGATGTAGATCATGTTAATGATATAACGGTATGGATTTCAAAAGCAATTTCTTATATATATTACGTATCTTTCATTTTACTGTAGTTTTCTGTATTAATAGCTATCATCAAATCCATGTGATGTAGGGTCTATGATAATGTTTTGAACTTAAACAGATATGTGCTATTACACAGCAAATCCATGTGATGTAGCCTGTTATAACGTTTTAACTGAAACTCATCTGTGTTTGTCACAATCAAATAGCAAATTCTTCTTGTGAGGTATTCCAGTGTTCAAACCTAAACAGACACAGGGTAGATTTGATAGAATACAGTATTAGCAAAGTATAAATTTTCATTCATCAAAATAGTTCAAAGCTCGGTATAATTTCGCAGGATATGCATATGAAATAATCCAGCACTTTAACATGAAGATATGTGTGAATGTAAACGTAACATTTTCATTGTAAACCCGTGGTAAGTATTGATATGTTTTAACTTGAACAGACCTTCGTAACATTTTCATTGAAAATCCacagtatgtattgtattgcacataacacacacacgcgcgcgcgcgcgccgcacgcacacacacacacacacacagagtttaactaATTGCGGGTGTTTTTACTACCACCCAAACAGCTGGTTTACAACTTGTTCAAACCAATGCAATTGTTTATCGGTGTGATGTGACGGAAGGACTGAAGACAGATCTTacatcgcactcacacacacacacacacacacacacacacacacacacacacacacacacacgcacacactcatacacacacacacacacacacacacacacacacacacacacacacatacacacacacacacacacacacacacacacacacacatctatatctatctatttataatgTTCGCATGAACCTGTGTTACGTCTTAAAATTCTATGCGAAAAGTTGGCATCAAATGAAAGTTGGCATCAAATGAAACTGATCATTgtcctccatgcccccccccccccccccccaccccccccccccacacacacacacaatcactccgaaaacggagtatggctgccttcgtggcgggataaaaacaaaaacaaacaacaaacaagcaaacaaaaaacaacaacaacaacaacaacaacaaaaacacacccaagaaacggtcttacacgtaaaagcctactcgtgaaCAGATCTTAcatcgcgctcacacacacacacacacacacacacacacacacacacacacacacacacatgtgaaagacACGGCCAATGGGAGAAAGACAAGTAAACTGTGATGTCCGTGTACGTAcggcgtgtgtacgcgcgcgtactTGGGCATgtggacgtgtgtatgtgtgtgtgtgtgtgtgtgtgtgtgtgtgtgtgtgtgtgtgtgcgcgcgcgcgcgcgtgcagactGGTTACAGGTGTGTCGCAGCCTCTGCCTGATCGCCTTGATCTTCACGTTCTTCGGCGTTGTCGTCACTTCCGCTGGCCTGCGCAGTAGCAACTTCCGGGCCAAAAACCGTTTTTATTTCTGGGGCATGGTCCTCTGGTTTCTGGCAGGTaacgtgtagtagtagtagtagtagtagttgtagtagtagtagtggcggtggtggtggtggttttagcagtttttgttgttttttgttgtgtgtgagtgtgttcgcgcgtgcgtgtttgtgtgtgtgtgtgtgtgtgtgtgtgtgtgtgtgtgtgttcacgtatgtgcatttgtgtgggagaatagaatactttttattgtcataaaaccttaaagtttataagacacaatgaaacagaaacatgggtgtgttcgcgcatgtgtgtgtgtgtgtgtgtgtgtgtgtgtgtgtgtgtgtaagagagatatatatatatatatcttcagtttaacgtctgttcactataagtgttattggaccgcgcgcgcgcgcgcgtgtgtgtgtgtgtgtgtatatatatatatatatatatatatatatatatatatatatatatatgtgtgtgtgtgtgtgtgtgtgtgtgtgtgtgtgtttcagacgcTCTCCAGCTGAGCTCTCTCGTGACCTTCCCCATCAAGTTCCTGGACAGCATCACCACGAGGGCAGAGCTCCACTGGCAGTTCGGCTGGGCCTACGGCATAGGCTGGGGGGCAGCCATATTCGTCTTCCTAGGCGGACTGCTCTTGCTGATCGACAAAGGGGCGGAGGAGGTTGTGTACCGAGAGGTGACGGCCAAGGAGAAActgctggaggaggaggatgaagccACGGAGGTCGTGTGAGGCGACCTTTAGGTGGTTGAATGGAGTTTGTGTGAGGCGACCTTTAGGTAGTGGAATGGAGTTTGTGTGAGGCGACCTTTAGGTAGTGgaatggaggttttttttttttttttttttttttttttttttctattgttttatttacaaaagTAAagtaagaacagaagaagaagataaagaagacagtgcctttaaaagacaaacacaaatgtCATACGTTCAACACATAaggaatgcaagtggatagtaagcacatgtatacatattacatggaaagactaccacttgatttgggataagcaacaacataagaatGGAGTTTGTGTGAGGCGACCTTTTAGGTAGTGGAATTATGAAGCCACGGAGGTTGTGTGAGACGACCTTTAGGTGATTGGAATTATGAAGTCACGGAGGTTGTGTGAGACGACCTTTAGGTGGAGATTGAAGCCTCGGagattgtgtggttgtgtgaggcGACCTttactaatgaatgaatgaaggctgCGGTattttgttaattaattaatcaaaagaGTCCAGCGTGGCGAACGAACTTCCCCCGTGTGATCAGgccttaatgttgttgttattgttgttgttcctgaacCAAAGCTTTCACCGTATCTTAATCAAGGGTAGTTTGTTATTTCGGTATCCTAAATCACGGGACCTGTTTAATAACGCGAAAATTGTCGTgcgttttgttgtttctgttttgttttgtttttgcaaaaaAGCGTGCGTGTGAGAAATGACATTCAGCTTGTAAtccttgggcttattttcaagattagtcatgaatgctaataatgctaataataataatgatgataataatgatgatgatgatgataataataatgatactgctactactactactgctactgatgatgatgatgatgatgatgatactactggtactactactactactactactactactactactactactaatgataataatgataataacccaTCCTTCAAATCAACTAACCCCTTCCTTTACTGCCCGGGGAAAACAGTAGAATAAAAATATATTAAGCCACAAaccaatatccagaacaatcaccGAAAAGCTGAGAGAAAAATGGTCCTGATACCACTCCagataaaaatatgtaaatcttCAAGCCCTTCTAAACACATTTTCCTCTCATTTGATGATGTCAGCAGTGACGTCACTTTTGACGTAAGCGCTACGTCAGTCCCAGGCAGTCAGGGGACCAAGGGTTAGACTTGTGACAAATAACCAACAGAatagggtaaaaaaacaaaacaaaaaacaacaacaaaaaacaacaactaaaagacAAGGGAGACACAATATCTACTGTTGGAAACGTCGCCTCACCTATGCACGACAAGTTTTGGTTAAAGTGGTTATGTGAATCTAGGATACCGAAAGTAGGATATTACCCACtctgagaaaaaaaccaacaacttggGGCGTTTAAAAAAGTAAAATTCATTCTGCTCTGTTGAAACTGATCTGTTtacgtggttcttcttcttcttctgattattattattattattgcctttTATCTTTGCAGTGTTATCATAATGTATTAGAGGCTAGCATTATCTACGAATTGTTGCCTTTTATTTTACGTTTATTTACTGAGTTGGAGTTTTGTTAACTGAGGCTTGTCGTCGTCCATGAAGCGTTATCTGTATATTTTGAAATTCACGTTCATTTACCATTTATTTATGACCTGCTATCTCCGTTTACCTACTTCCAAGGTTATCTTCTTGACGCTGACTTTGATGTATTGAAGTTCGTTTGTTTTCGTCGTCTTATCTTTGTCCATTGATTTTTATGCTTATCTATTGAAATCTTCCTTTTTGATGTGTTGATATTTCCCgttgttagtagtggtagtagcagtcatcatcaccgtcatcatcaccatgataatgataatggtgatgttaataaaaaatgataatgataataacaataacaataatgataatagggaagaagacaaaaataactgcaggattcttcaaagacaaaaaaaataaagtttataaaaaccttttgggtggtagttgaatcctctttgttttgacacgacgtttcggaccataggcccgttgtcaagtctTGTCTTGACAACgggcctttcagtttcagt
Above is a window of Babylonia areolata isolate BAREFJ2019XMU chromosome 28, ASM4173473v1, whole genome shotgun sequence DNA encoding:
- the LOC143302062 gene encoding transmembrane protein 47-like, whose protein sequence is MASGGDGGGEKGAAPTATTTIETMVIVRPLKVIAVILAALAMLLMLLSVAATTWLEANRVREGLWERCHFRVNETDMVDCNVTLPKDWLQVCRSLCLIALIFTFFGVVVTSAGLRSSNFRAKNRFYFWGMVLWFLADALQLSSLVTFPIKFLDSITTRAELHWQFGWAYGIGWGAAIFVFLGGLLLLIDKGAEEVVYREVTAKEKLLEEEDEATEVV